One segment of Meleagris gallopavo isolate NT-WF06-2002-E0010 breed Aviagen turkey brand Nicholas breeding stock chromosome 8, Turkey_5.1, whole genome shotgun sequence DNA contains the following:
- the ZDHHC6 gene encoding palmitoyltransferase ZDHHC6 — protein sequence MCCQQNYVFCVICPFFYLKEKSQDCMYLQYCKVCQSYKAPRSHHCRKCNRCVMKMDHHCPWINNCCGYQNHASFTLFLLLAPLGCIHASFIFVMTMYTQLYNRISFGWSSVKIDMSAAKRDPRTIIPFGLSAFAASLFALGLALGTTIAVGMLFIIQMKVILTNKTSIESWIEEKAKDRIQYYQTDETFIFPYDMGSKWKNFKQVFTWSGIPEGDGLDWPVREGCHRYSLTIEQLKQKADKRVRSVRYRAIEDYSGVCCPVTKGVKTFFTTPCTEEPRIALSKGDLILATRGLKHWMYGEKILNSAGDGGIRERGWFPRKCVEKCQYDSETDQPVDGEKKSR from the exons ATGTGTTGTCAGCAGAACTATGTATTCTGTGTAATATGCCCATTCTtctatttaaaggaaaaatctcAGGATTGCATGTATCTCCAGTACTGTAAAGTGTGTCAGTCTTACAAGGCACCACGTTCACACCACTGTCGAAAGTGTAACAG GTGTGTCATGAAGATGGATCACCATTGCCCTTGGATCAACAACTGTTGTGGTTACCAGAATCATGCATCTTTCACTTTGTTTCTCCTCTTAGCACCACTAGGATGCATTCACGCATCTTTCATATTTGTAATGACTATGTACACTCAGCTTTACAACAGA ATATCTTTTGGGTGGAGTTCTGTAAAAATTGATATGAGTGCAGCCAAAAGAGACCCTCGAACCATTATTCCCTTCGGATTGTCTGCATTTGCTGCATCTTTATTTGCCTTAGGACTGGCATTAGGAACAACAATTGCTGTTGGTATGCTGTTTATTATTCAG atGAAAGTCATTTTGACAAACAAAACTTCAATCGAGTCCTGGATTGAAGAAAAG gCCAAAGACAGAATCCAGTACTACCAAACAGATGaaacctttatttttccatatgaTATGGGAAGTAAATGGAAGAACTTCAAGCAAGTGTTTACATGgtctgggattcctgagggAGATGGCCTGGACTGGCCAGTGAGAGAAGGCTGTCATCGATACAGTTTGACG ATAGAGcaactgaaacagaaagcagacaagCGAGTAAGAAGT GTGCGGTATCGAGCCATAGAAGATTACAGTGGTGTCTGCTGCCCTGTGACTAAAGGTGTTAAAACATTCTTCACAACACCATGTACTGAAGAACCTAGAATTGCACTGAGTAAAGGGGATCTGATTTTAGCCACAAGAGGCTTAAA ACACTGGATGTATGGTGAGAAGATTCTTAACTCAGCTGGTGATG GTGGAATAAGAGAACGAGGCTGGTTCCCTAGGAAATGTGTGGAAAAATGCCAGTATGACTCTGAAACGGATCAACCAGtggatggagagaagaaaagcagatag